Part of the Clostridium cylindrosporum DSM 605 genome is shown below.
ATTGCAAAGGAAGTACTATCCCAGGAGAATTTTTGGAATCATATAATGGAGGAACATTCAGAATTTATAAGAGGTATGCTTGATCCTTCAGAGGACAAGCTAATTGAAATTGCCGAAAAGTTCCATGAAAAATTTAAAAGCTTAGTAAATAAAGGTTCTAATATTCATGAGAATTTAAAAGCTTTAGAAGAATTAACTAGGGAAAGTCTAGAGGCAACAAAAAATATTGTGAATTTTAAAAAGCAAGGCACAGAAGGCATTCTAAGTTGTAAAATTAAATCAATAATACTACCTTTATTATCAGATCATGTATTAAGAGAAGCAAATCATTATGTAAGACTTCTTAATAGTTTTAATAAGTCATTATAAAAATGAATTGATGCTTTAAGTTAAAGGGTTAAATGTATAAATTATAGCCTCTTGGTAAAAAATAATTTTGAAGTATTATCAGGAGGTGGTAATTTGTTTAAACATGATAAACAATTACAAAGAGAAGTAAAAGTTGAAAGACCAAATCCTCAGTATGCGGTATTAATGCAAGAACAACTAGGCGGCGCAAATGGCGAATTAAAAGCAGCTATGCAATATCTGTCCCAAAGTTTTAGAATTAAGGATAAGGCAATTAAGGACTTATTTTTAGATATTGCTGCAGAAGAGCTTAGTCATATGGAAATGGTTTCTCAAACAATCAATTTGCTTAATGGTCATGATGTTGACTATAAGTCTGTTGGAGTAGGAGAAATAGAAACACATGTATTAACTGGACTTTCTCCTGTATTAATAAATTCATCAGGGGAACCTTGGACTGCCAATTACGTAACAGTTACAGGAGACTTAGTAGCTGACCTACTATCAAATATAGCGTCAGAACAAAGAGCGAAGGTTGTATATGAATATTTACATCGTCAAATTGATGATAAATATGTAAGAGAAACCATAGATTTCTTACTTAATAGAGAAGAAGCAC
Proteins encoded:
- a CDS encoding manganese catalase family protein; translation: MFKHDKQLQREVKVERPNPQYAVLMQEQLGGANGELKAAMQYLSQSFRIKDKAIKDLFLDIAAEELSHMEMVSQTINLLNGHDVDYKSVGVGEIETHVLTGLSPVLINSSGEPWTANYVTVTGDLVADLLSNIASEQRAKVVYEYLHRQIDDKYVRETIDFLLNREEAHNALFREALNKVKDTGSNIDFGVTEDSKLYFDLSTPTPENHFTSPEATKVSFTEPQNK